A genomic segment from Tuwongella immobilis encodes:
- a CDS encoding serine/threonine protein kinase → MTSDVSSESPVDRFLRAVLKSGLVERSVLQNVLRTAPASARTDATELSQFLLQNGLLTDYQRTKLLQGAWQGLILGPYRVMLPLGRGGMSTVYLAKDTSQPQERLVALKVLPPKKAKQEERMLARFQREMDFAQRLQHPNLTLTYAAGVISQVYYIAMEYIRGTSLQQAVIEQGPLPIGRIARLFADACAGLQAAHDAGLIHRDLKPSNLMVTSEGSMKILDLGLAMVEGEELPSDKTIVGGAGYVVGTMDYIAPEQAEDSTDVDARSDLYALGGAMYYALTGRPPFPGGSRLDKIRRHLSEFPEPITEINPMVPIDFELIVNTLLAKRPERRFQSAAQLREALLPWADPLPSSQSPSANLPRNPQDLLQELEEEHSHDRFSWNSIPVIPYSASVGKSGTNPTQSGVLASGGSTASKDSAKDTAKDSAKDAAKSSSAANASNIELSLPTSTASNATGGSGETATHPTSKTAIAAHSQPNPTAKPVAPPVTTPTSQPMPTAPVAPAAPVSVPSSSNAPVANAMPESEIPTGIIVPSPFTTRSSRSLKRPASAASPAPAPPQPTNATTAPATTSDATIVGTPDSAGRSGSILSRLRTSMQRQPLFWIVGGVLLAIMLLTFLFAVVF, encoded by the coding sequence ATGACATCGGATGTCTCGTCCGAATCGCCGGTTGATCGATTTTTGCGAGCCGTCCTGAAAAGTGGGCTGGTGGAGCGCTCCGTCCTGCAAAACGTGCTGCGGACCGCCCCGGCCAGCGCTCGCACGGATGCCACCGAACTGAGCCAATTTTTATTGCAAAACGGCTTGCTCACCGATTATCAACGCACGAAACTGCTACAAGGCGCCTGGCAGGGGCTGATTCTTGGGCCGTATCGGGTGATGCTTCCGCTGGGGCGCGGCGGCATGTCCACGGTCTATCTGGCCAAAGATACTTCGCAGCCGCAAGAACGATTGGTGGCGCTGAAGGTGCTGCCGCCCAAGAAGGCCAAGCAAGAAGAACGAATGTTGGCCCGCTTCCAACGCGAGATGGATTTTGCCCAGCGATTGCAGCACCCCAATCTCACGCTCACCTACGCAGCGGGGGTGATCTCGCAGGTTTACTACATTGCCATGGAATATATTCGTGGCACGAGTTTGCAGCAGGCGGTGATCGAACAGGGGCCATTGCCGATTGGCCGAATCGCGCGATTATTCGCCGACGCCTGTGCCGGGTTGCAGGCCGCTCACGATGCCGGATTGATCCACCGCGATCTGAAGCCGTCCAATCTGATGGTCACTTCCGAAGGGTCGATGAAGATTCTCGACCTCGGGCTGGCGATGGTCGAAGGCGAAGAGCTGCCCAGCGACAAAACCATTGTCGGCGGCGCGGGTTACGTCGTTGGCACCATGGATTACATCGCCCCGGAACAAGCCGAAGATTCCACGGATGTGGATGCCCGCAGCGATTTGTACGCCCTGGGCGGAGCCATGTATTATGCCCTCACTGGTCGCCCGCCGTTTCCCGGTGGCTCGCGGCTGGATAAGATTCGACGGCATCTCAGCGAGTTTCCCGAACCAATCACCGAAATCAATCCGATGGTTCCGATTGATTTTGAGTTGATCGTAAATACGTTGCTGGCCAAACGCCCCGAACGACGCTTTCAATCGGCGGCGCAATTGCGGGAAGCGCTGCTCCCCTGGGCCGATCCGCTGCCGTCGAGTCAGTCCCCGAGTGCGAATCTCCCCCGCAATCCGCAAGATTTGCTCCAGGAACTCGAAGAAGAACATTCGCACGATCGCTTTTCGTGGAATTCGATTCCGGTCATTCCATATAGCGCGTCGGTGGGCAAAAGCGGCACCAACCCGACGCAATCGGGTGTGCTCGCCTCCGGTGGATCGACCGCGAGTAAAGATTCGGCCAAAGATACTGCCAAAGATTCGGCCAAAGATGCTGCGAAATCATCATCCGCGGCAAATGCTTCGAATATCGAATTGAGTCTGCCGACCAGCACCGCGTCTAACGCTACGGGGGGCAGTGGCGAAACCGCGACGCATCCCACGTCCAAGACAGCGATTGCGGCCCATTCGCAGCCAAATCCAACGGCGAAGCCCGTCGCGCCGCCGGTTACAACTCCCACCTCGCAACCAATGCCCACCGCGCCAGTGGCACCCGCTGCTCCGGTCTCCGTTCCGTCGTCGTCGAACGCGCCGGTGGCGAACGCGATGCCTGAATCGGAAATTCCAACGGGCATTATTGTGCCATCGCCATTCACGACGCGCTCGAGTCGATCCCTGAAGCGGCCCGCCTCCGCAGCATCGCCCGCACCCGCTCCGCCTCAACCGACAAACGCAACCACTGCGCCAGCAACAACTTCCGATGCGACAATCGTCGGGACGCCGGATTCCGCTGGTCGAAGTGGATCAATTCTGTCGCGTCTTCGCACGAGCATGCAACGCCAGCCGTTGTTCTGGATCGTCGGTGGCGTGCTGCTGGCGATTATGCTGCTGACGTTCTTGTTTGCCGTCGTCTTTTGA
- a CDS encoding DUF3857 domain-containing protein: MRIRGTTQLAGLIGLVILGMPLPGFAGPPIEPTPKGMPKMGMDSTRDMNMGMGMDPIPMPTAPPTAPPTAPPGMPPMIPVPGMPEMLPLPAEMVESLPLPQVSLAEPPASWPWTYPPAEPLTIPLAYRNDAAACVLYAGQRHRLLPNGVVESTTHEVIRINSRRAIEQLAEFRRIRWNAHWQSLTMHTAIIHKPDGAIAPVEPHRWRRRAAITEAWLIDDSAQELILSLPDLAIGDVIDVQWTTVGRHPEYGGEWFGRFRLGNEWYPTLRQDLFVQVPESKPLHYRVIQPPAALVGDVQESLESKDGIKQLRVQAKTLRPTPRDGEKPPREDWKVAVAVSTFADWPAVGNWTRDNRQRAEVSSARIQAQVKQITAKLDTPQAKAAALTDWVRQSVRFISLGDSHDFTPHAPDSVLLDRRGDCKDSAQLLAVMLREAGIPAQVATLGLRSHGQIVETIPSPWATHALVRAQIQNEWIWIDTTDPFLPWNVLPAVCRDRIALVVPEGSATPMLLRTPPLTERDSRIDQNWTITIDADGSLETKAVLTWNGLAAADRRAAWRGMTPGEQQRMLAELLQEAFRQAEFVSGTIREGDLSQTDRPVQVTLTGKVPGFLRRNGEHFEGSIGDLLGWGPLLNPVLEPNRSLPLELGEPYESVCHLTIHAPLGYRLTEPIESMQLQLPVGSVEVGIKPAKSRESQWDCWIHTRLVNPRVGLADLEAFQEFRDRTLRRFRINTILRPIIAEEAKAEVKQLEELAAKSPKRVDLCRALVRCYDLLNQPAEARRVLDHWQTLEPTNRTLAIERIRRTPERAARIVGWQSLLQQTPGDPQLRLGLAEELLAAKDWVAARPVLEPLTQSPTPSNAMARAWAMLASCDLGEGKPAAALIAFRQAEAKLPNWGKSALAQTLLGQILQATNESAQAKAAYLRAIRRDPENRDAIRGLMQLAWESGDTANLRRYVRVFVDLAGTEAPLMAEGANWLFRLEQFDEAFDLAAQALSPDGPASAHRVLGLVLHRRGDYAQALTHLVVATPDIPVMAARITAHLHRGDLAAARQFAATISATDARDPRLATWLTFLRDCDSRLAQVRPQQSAKISDATLCAAVCAEEWAERGVWSSCDRLVETVLEVAPACGLARALLAQRLLERGQLRRALPEVERALTDTPEEPRCRYIRGRIRLELGHPDALSDLSAAVQATQRRNPKMLAALASAYAATGESAKAAATLQEAIRITPRDPDLQEQLKRLRTSASTPDAPANPAAPASPAAPSAATPAPKPMSPAPVSPAPMSPTKDASAKPNDPPPTPATTPTPPAPR, translated from the coding sequence ATGCGGATTCGCGGAACCACACAATTGGCTGGGCTGATCGGGCTGGTGATCCTGGGCATGCCCCTGCCGGGTTTCGCGGGGCCACCGATCGAGCCCACCCCCAAAGGCATGCCGAAAATGGGGATGGACTCCACTCGGGACATGAACATGGGCATGGGCATGGACCCGATTCCCATGCCGACTGCACCGCCCACTGCACCGCCGACTGCCCCCCCCGGAATGCCGCCCATGATTCCGGTGCCCGGCATGCCCGAGATGCTCCCACTGCCCGCCGAAATGGTCGAATCGCTGCCGTTGCCCCAAGTGTCGCTCGCCGAACCGCCCGCGAGTTGGCCTTGGACATATCCCCCCGCCGAGCCGCTGACCATTCCATTGGCGTATCGCAACGATGCCGCCGCCTGTGTGCTGTATGCCGGACAACGACACCGCCTGCTGCCCAATGGCGTTGTCGAATCGACCACGCATGAAGTGATCCGCATCAATAGCCGTCGTGCGATTGAACAATTAGCCGAATTCCGTCGCATCCGATGGAATGCTCATTGGCAATCGCTGACCATGCACACCGCGATCATCCACAAGCCGGATGGCGCGATTGCCCCGGTGGAACCGCACCGCTGGCGACGCCGGGCCGCGATCACCGAAGCCTGGCTCATCGACGATTCCGCGCAGGAATTGATTCTGTCGCTGCCGGATCTGGCCATTGGCGATGTCATTGATGTGCAATGGACAACCGTGGGCCGACATCCCGAATATGGCGGCGAGTGGTTTGGCCGATTCCGATTGGGGAACGAATGGTACCCCACCTTGCGACAAGATTTGTTCGTGCAGGTGCCCGAATCCAAGCCGCTGCATTATCGGGTGATTCAACCACCCGCCGCACTCGTGGGCGATGTGCAAGAATCGCTGGAGAGCAAAGACGGCATCAAACAGTTGCGCGTGCAAGCGAAAACGCTTCGCCCCACGCCGCGCGATGGCGAAAAACCACCGCGAGAAGATTGGAAGGTCGCCGTTGCTGTCTCCACATTCGCCGATTGGCCCGCGGTCGGAAATTGGACGCGAGACAATCGCCAACGAGCCGAAGTCTCCTCGGCTCGTATTCAAGCGCAAGTCAAACAGATTACCGCCAAGCTGGACACGCCCCAAGCCAAAGCCGCCGCGCTGACGGATTGGGTTCGTCAATCGGTTCGCTTTATTTCGCTTGGAGATTCGCACGATTTCACACCGCATGCCCCCGATTCTGTGCTGCTCGATCGCCGGGGAGACTGCAAAGATTCCGCGCAATTGCTGGCGGTGATGCTGCGTGAGGCGGGAATCCCCGCGCAGGTGGCCACCCTGGGATTGCGCAGCCACGGCCAGATTGTCGAGACAATCCCCTCCCCCTGGGCAACGCATGCCCTGGTTCGCGCTCAGATTCAAAACGAATGGATCTGGATTGATACCACCGATCCATTCTTGCCCTGGAATGTGCTTCCCGCTGTTTGCCGCGACCGAATCGCCTTGGTCGTGCCCGAGGGGAGCGCCACGCCAATGCTGCTGCGCACTCCGCCGCTGACCGAGCGCGATTCCCGCATCGATCAGAATTGGACCATCACCATCGATGCGGATGGATCGCTGGAGACCAAGGCCGTGCTCACCTGGAATGGCCTGGCCGCCGCCGATCGACGGGCCGCCTGGCGTGGCATGACACCAGGCGAACAGCAACGCATGCTCGCCGAATTGCTGCAAGAGGCATTCCGACAAGCGGAATTTGTCTCCGGCACCATCCGCGAAGGCGACCTCTCCCAAACCGATCGCCCCGTACAAGTCACGCTCACCGGCAAAGTGCCCGGCTTTCTCCGTCGCAATGGCGAACATTTCGAAGGGAGCATCGGCGATCTGCTCGGCTGGGGACCGCTGCTCAATCCGGTGCTGGAACCGAATCGCTCGTTGCCGTTGGAATTGGGCGAACCCTACGAATCGGTCTGCCATCTGACCATTCACGCGCCGTTGGGATATCGGTTGACGGAACCCATCGAGTCGATGCAACTGCAACTCCCAGTCGGGAGCGTGGAAGTCGGCATCAAACCGGCCAAGTCGCGCGAAAGTCAGTGGGACTGCTGGATTCACACACGATTAGTCAATCCCCGAGTCGGTTTGGCAGACTTGGAAGCGTTTCAGGAGTTTCGCGATCGGACGCTTCGCCGATTTCGCATCAATACCATCCTCCGCCCGATTATTGCGGAAGAAGCCAAAGCGGAAGTCAAACAGTTGGAAGAATTGGCGGCGAAATCGCCAAAGCGGGTCGATCTCTGCCGCGCGCTGGTGCGATGCTACGACCTATTGAATCAACCTGCCGAGGCGCGTCGGGTATTGGATCACTGGCAAACGCTGGAGCCAACCAACCGCACCCTGGCAATCGAACGCATCCGCCGCACTCCGGAACGGGCCGCCCGCATTGTCGGCTGGCAATCGCTGTTGCAGCAAACACCCGGCGATCCGCAATTGCGCTTGGGATTGGCAGAGGAATTACTCGCCGCCAAGGATTGGGTCGCCGCCCGGCCCGTGCTGGAACCGCTCACCCAATCCCCGACACCCAGCAATGCCATGGCCCGCGCTTGGGCAATGCTCGCGTCTTGCGATCTGGGCGAAGGCAAACCCGCCGCCGCACTCATCGCATTCCGACAGGCGGAAGCCAAACTCCCCAACTGGGGCAAATCGGCACTCGCTCAGACGCTGTTGGGGCAAATTTTGCAGGCCACCAACGAATCCGCCCAAGCCAAGGCCGCGTATCTGCGGGCGATTCGCCGCGACCCGGAAAATCGGGACGCCATTCGCGGATTGATGCAACTCGCGTGGGAATCGGGAGATACGGCCAATCTGCGACGCTACGTGCGGGTGTTTGTCGATCTCGCGGGCACCGAAGCGCCGCTCATGGCGGAAGGGGCGAATTGGCTGTTTCGGCTGGAGCAATTTGACGAAGCGTTCGACTTGGCCGCGCAAGCGCTCAGTCCGGATGGGCCGGCAAGTGCGCATCGCGTGCTGGGATTGGTTCTGCATCGTCGGGGAGATTACGCGCAAGCCCTGACGCATCTGGTGGTTGCGACGCCGGATATTCCCGTGATGGCAGCCCGAATCACGGCCCATCTGCATCGCGGCGATCTGGCAGCGGCTCGCCAATTCGCGGCGACTATCTCCGCGACCGATGCCCGCGACCCGCGATTGGCCACCTGGCTCACCTTTCTGCGCGATTGCGACAGCCGCTTGGCCCAAGTCCGCCCCCAACAATCGGCGAAAATCAGCGATGCGACCTTGTGCGCAGCCGTCTGTGCCGAAGAATGGGCGGAGCGCGGCGTGTGGTCCAGCTGCGATCGCCTGGTGGAAACCGTCTTGGAAGTGGCCCCAGCATGCGGATTGGCGCGGGCACTCCTTGCCCAACGACTCCTGGAACGGGGCCAACTCCGGCGGGCACTCCCCGAAGTCGAGCGGGCGTTGACCGACACCCCCGAAGAACCGCGCTGTCGCTACATCCGAGGGCGAATCCGCTTGGAATTGGGGCATCCAGATGCGCTCAGCGATTTATCGGCGGCGGTGCAGGCCACCCAGCGGCGGAATCCGAAGATGCTCGCGGCATTGGCGTCGGCATATGCAGCGACCGGCGAATCCGCCAAAGCCGCGGCCACGCTCCAAGAAGCGATCCGCATCACGCCCCGCGATCCCGATTTGCAGGAACAACTGAAGCGATTGCGCACCAGCGCATCAACTCCGGATGCCCCCGCGAATCCCGCCGCACCTGCCAGCCCTGCCGCGCCATCTGCAGCGACTCCCGCGCCAAAACCGATGTCACCCGCCCCCGTGTCACCCGCCCCCATGTCACCCACCAAAGACGCTTCGGCGAAACCGAATGATCCACCGCCCACGCCAGCAACAACGCCCACGCCACCGGCTCCCCGTTGA
- a CDS encoding TIGR02996 domain-containing protein has product MNQFDLLESIRQLPDEDAPRLVYADWLEERGERDRAQFIRVQCALASLPAHHPDRTDLENREADLLADFELLWLGEAGDDLLDWRFSRGFVESVGGSVGVIDSAWQALRREHPVRGACIGSLENADPAILRDSQHWAGLQHLTILPSMAAEWGNELLRWPGLRRLRSLALHQPIRRPLREPAFVDTLLRQLVGGPLQRLELHDFSQCPRMAEQLLQSGLAPQLRSLSLRCIQANGNQLPLLLDHADFAGLRELRWSAGRYTDGDSSAWRAFPARQLRRFSLIRCELTPFMLQALEQSPLISGLTQFTWASNRIRDDAAPSPFGLIDRMPQLTALEWSHDGSASADFPRRLPSAMRHLHLHWLPLDGGHWQSWTQLWQPGQLQSLSLVNCTLSREIRQEIWHSPHTRGLRHLALDLSGIDLTGLFRYADGGPQRLRHLELQFSGLSESDPSAIQKWLQGPGAARLAELELLDTSRSDALLRVWGGSETLPSLNRLRLVLNRILPPIVLDWLHSPMLRNLRSVGVLTDALTADMVEALVHQTGLEHLRLLNVDPLFEQPAAVALSGRFGTDVLLGYGDRIPAELRRHAEREI; this is encoded by the coding sequence ATGAATCAATTCGATCTGTTGGAATCGATCCGCCAATTGCCAGATGAAGATGCCCCGCGATTGGTCTATGCCGATTGGCTGGAAGAACGCGGCGAGCGGGACCGTGCCCAGTTCATCCGCGTGCAGTGTGCGTTGGCATCGCTCCCGGCCCACCATCCCGACCGAACCGACTTAGAAAACCGCGAAGCCGACTTACTCGCCGACTTTGAATTGCTTTGGCTGGGTGAAGCGGGTGATGATCTGCTCGATTGGCGATTTAGCCGCGGCTTTGTCGAGTCGGTCGGCGGTTCGGTCGGCGTGATCGATTCGGCCTGGCAAGCCCTGCGGCGTGAGCATCCGGTTCGCGGAGCCTGCATTGGCTCGCTGGAAAACGCCGATCCGGCGATTCTCCGCGATTCGCAACATTGGGCCGGGCTGCAACATCTCACCATCTTGCCGAGCATGGCCGCCGAGTGGGGTAATGAATTGCTCCGTTGGCCCGGCCTGCGACGCTTGCGTTCCCTGGCCTTGCATCAACCGATTCGCCGACCGCTGCGAGAACCGGCGTTCGTGGACACGCTGTTGCGGCAACTCGTCGGCGGGCCATTGCAGCGACTGGAACTGCACGATTTCAGCCAATGCCCACGCATGGCCGAACAGTTGTTGCAATCCGGATTGGCCCCGCAATTGCGGTCGCTGAGTTTGCGATGTATCCAAGCCAACGGCAATCAGTTGCCCTTGTTGTTGGACCATGCCGATTTCGCCGGATTACGCGAACTCCGCTGGAGCGCAGGACGGTACACCGACGGGGACAGCAGCGCCTGGCGAGCCTTCCCGGCGCGGCAATTGCGGCGATTTTCGCTGATTCGCTGCGAATTGACCCCGTTCATGCTCCAGGCATTGGAACAATCGCCGCTGATTTCCGGCCTGACCCAATTCACCTGGGCATCGAACCGCATCCGTGATGATGCCGCGCCATCGCCATTCGGATTGATCGACCGCATGCCGCAACTGACGGCCCTGGAATGGAGCCACGACGGGAGCGCATCCGCCGATTTCCCCCGGCGATTGCCGTCGGCCATGCGGCATCTGCACCTGCACTGGTTGCCGTTGGATGGTGGCCATTGGCAGAGTTGGACCCAATTGTGGCAGCCGGGCCAATTGCAATCGTTGTCGCTGGTCAACTGCACACTCTCTCGAGAAATTCGCCAGGAAATCTGGCATTCACCGCACACACGGGGACTGCGTCATTTGGCGTTGGATCTGAGCGGAATCGATCTGACGGGGCTATTCCGGTATGCCGATGGTGGCCCGCAGCGGCTTCGTCATTTGGAATTGCAGTTTAGCGGATTATCCGAATCCGATCCGTCCGCGATTCAAAAATGGCTGCAAGGTCCGGGTGCAGCCCGACTCGCCGAATTGGAATTGCTGGATACCAGTCGAAGCGATGCCTTGTTGCGCGTCTGGGGCGGAAGCGAGACACTGCCGAGTCTGAATCGGCTACGGCTGGTGCTCAACCGGATTTTGCCGCCGATTGTGCTGGATTGGCTGCATTCGCCGATGCTCCGCAATCTTCGCTCGGTGGGGGTGCTGACCGATGCGCTGACGGCCGACATGGTCGAGGCACTGGTGCATCAGACGGGGCTGGAGCATTTGCGGCTGTTGAATGTGGATCCGCTGTTTGAACAACCCGCCGCCGTGGCGTTGTCTGGGCGATTTGGCACGGATGTGCTGCTGGGCTACGGCGATCGCATCCCCGCCGAGCTGCGCCGCCATGCGGAGCGGGAGATATGA
- a CDS encoding ABC transporter permease, which yields MFWLRSSAIIGLLGILTLPPIVTILLALTPQSVLTTPLAGGISLRHFRTVLTQPPWPDSLGVTLGITTTTAILATILGTGYAVGLGTLAPRGQRMGLLLVLLPMAMPMVVLGIGLLAVFQLLGIWGQAIGLAIALAIPILPVVVLLVRDGLAAIPPELPAAARSLGATPGQVWWRVMWPLLRPTLVTALLMGWVLTLNEAILTQFLARPPESETVAKLIWPKLRYSLSPVIAAASTLLLLLSLPLVLILLRGMRPRSTPSPIP from the coding sequence ATGTTTTGGCTGCGATCCAGTGCGATCATCGGACTGCTCGGCATCCTCACACTCCCGCCGATTGTGACGATTCTGCTCGCGCTAACGCCGCAATCGGTTCTGACCACACCGCTGGCGGGGGGCATCTCGCTGCGGCACTTCCGCACCGTGCTCACGCAACCGCCCTGGCCGGACAGTCTGGGCGTCACGCTGGGCATCACCACCACCACCGCGATTCTGGCGACGATTCTGGGCACCGGATACGCTGTGGGGTTGGGCACGCTGGCACCGCGTGGGCAGCGCATGGGGTTGCTGCTGGTCTTGCTGCCGATGGCCATGCCGATGGTTGTGCTGGGCATCGGCTTGCTGGCCGTGTTTCAACTCCTCGGCATCTGGGGGCAAGCGATTGGTCTGGCGATTGCGTTGGCCATTCCGATTCTGCCGGTGGTGGTGCTGCTGGTGCGAGATGGATTGGCGGCGATTCCCCCGGAACTCCCGGCAGCGGCTCGCAGTTTGGGGGCAACTCCGGGGCAGGTCTGGTGGCGGGTGATGTGGCCACTGCTGCGCCCCACGCTGGTGACGGCGTTGCTCATGGGCTGGGTGCTGACGCTCAACGAGGCGATTCTGACGCAATTCCTGGCGCGTCCGCCGGAAAGTGAAACGGTGGCGAAACTCATCTGGCCGAAGTTGCGCTACAGTCTGTCGCCGGTGATTGCCGCCGCCTCGACTCTGTTGCTGCTACTTAGTCTGCCACTGGTGCTGATTCTGCTGCGTGGAATGCGACCACGATCAACTCCGTCGCCGATCCCGTGA
- a CDS encoding xylulokinase, producing MAASLRTLDPNSLIVGWDFSTGSVKALAFDLAGQVVAEARYPTDLWTAGGVAELSLMQLEGQARATTRAIAAQLRQLGRLSHWVAGGISATHHTAGRVDAAGNPLRRAICWNDQTLLEYHARGEARLGAGKAQELTGGPWAVRYSLSHLVKDEATLSPDDWRRTVKMLPHGPLAAGYLTGRMDVTSRSSAASTGILDLRTNQWRREMLDCLESAEYRELAWNQLPTVVDAMEPIGPLTESVALDAGIPIHQRPLIFPTLDDQAAGLVGGGAVDAGQVAVILGNSAVVNSSSSSLPKPGTLDAMATNWGPYLWMRCYSNGAQFLDPIVGRNPDWAGLESAARAVPAGCDGVGVLPFALAEPSLGVMGSRVEWLPSEPTSAGVRFRAALEAIAYLIAMGVEEHEAAGQNIREISISGGITRNALMCEILATVLDRPLKRLVSNEGTALGAAVTALAAMETHGRKQAGIAEPFTVADAVSVMVQFREPVQPIAAEREAYRHGLARFKAALQAR from the coding sequence ATGGCCGCGTCGTTGCGAACTTTGGATCCGAACAGTCTGATTGTCGGGTGGGATTTTTCGACTGGTTCGGTGAAGGCACTGGCATTCGACCTTGCGGGACAGGTCGTGGCGGAAGCCCGGTATCCGACCGACCTTTGGACCGCCGGCGGCGTCGCGGAATTGAGCCTGATGCAACTGGAAGGGCAAGCTCGCGCCACCACTCGCGCCATTGCCGCGCAACTTCGCCAACTCGGTCGATTGTCCCACTGGGTCGCCGGTGGAATTAGCGCCACGCACCACACCGCCGGCCGAGTCGATGCGGCGGGCAATCCGCTTCGTCGGGCCATTTGTTGGAACGATCAAACCCTGTTGGAATATCACGCCCGTGGGGAGGCTCGCCTGGGTGCGGGCAAAGCCCAGGAACTCACCGGTGGCCCGTGGGCGGTGCGCTATTCGCTGTCGCATCTGGTCAAAGACGAGGCCACGCTTTCGCCGGACGATTGGCGGCGCACCGTGAAAATGCTGCCGCATGGCCCGTTGGCGGCGGGGTATCTCACCGGGCGAATGGATGTGACGAGCCGTTCGTCGGCTGCCTCGACTGGCATTCTCGATCTGCGAACCAATCAATGGCGTCGGGAAATGCTCGACTGTTTGGAATCCGCCGAATATCGGGAATTGGCTTGGAATCAACTGCCAACGGTGGTGGATGCCATGGAACCCATCGGGCCGCTGACGGAATCGGTGGCGCTGGACGCGGGCATTCCGATCCATCAACGCCCGCTGATCTTCCCGACGCTCGACGATCAAGCGGCCGGTCTGGTCGGCGGTGGCGCGGTGGATGCCGGGCAAGTGGCGGTGATTCTGGGGAATTCCGCGGTGGTGAATTCGTCGTCGTCGTCGCTGCCCAAACCGGGCACGCTCGATGCCATGGCGACGAATTGGGGCCCGTATTTGTGGATGCGCTGCTACAGCAACGGCGCGCAATTCCTCGATCCGATCGTCGGTCGCAATCCAGATTGGGCCGGTCTGGAGTCGGCCGCGCGAGCCGTTCCCGCCGGATGCGATGGCGTTGGCGTGTTGCCGTTTGCGCTCGCGGAACCATCGCTGGGCGTCATGGGGTCGCGTGTGGAATGGCTGCCGAGTGAACCCACATCGGCGGGTGTGCGATTCCGGGCCGCGCTGGAAGCAATTGCCTATCTGATCGCCATGGGGGTGGAAGAACACGAAGCCGCCGGTCAGAATATCCGCGAAATCAGCATCAGCGGCGGCATCACGCGCAATGCCCTGATGTGCGAAATTCTGGCCACGGTGCTGGATCGCCCGCTGAAGCGACTCGTCTCCAACGAAGGGACCGCACTGGGCGCAGCCGTCACCGCACTCGCCGCCATGGAGACGCACGGTCGCAAACAAGCGGGCATTGCCGAGCCGTTCACCGTCGCCGATGCCGTCTCGGTGATGGTCCAATTCCGCGAACCGGTGCAGCCGATCGCCGCCGAACGCGAAGCCTACCGCCACGGTTTGGCCCGCTTCAAAGCCGCGCTGCAAGCCCGCTAA